In one Propionispora hippei DSM 15287 genomic region, the following are encoded:
- a CDS encoding SpoIIE family protein phosphatase yields MNNPKVRQSENNQFALRQVLVRGWRRLSLRQVFFLPFAVQFVIATAIISFVLLHGGQLSVNFVVDELRRQTLERVHEQLDSRLREPMSLNRLQAEAWHNGQLDLQQPSVRNRYFVSLLRSFPEVNMTFVGLPDGSFYGARRIDDGQIQAVSNDRMTGGSSWFYSVSGQGDAVEWKEQYVQLDARTRPWFEAAAGAGHPVFSGIYRGVLSREPIIAAVYPLYDQAGTLQAVFAANYTLSWLEVLLDKLAIGPAGQVFVTDEDGRLVAASVMAETFFVQHGKIERIQAINADNLVLRTAARTLAARREAAAVEFDLEGRHYLVNMAPFQEYGLNWKTYVVLDSGVFLAGINQALGYTVLIIFLAMLIFLALSAWTSRWITRPILRLNDASRELAAGRYQPVPDDDRQDELGQLSRSFNRTARQLTELVGQLEARVAERTRDLELRTETEQVMRQRLFAELSKAGKVQRGLLPEPVEEKRLSIQPIYEPCMLVSGDSYDYQWCGEGVLRGYLIDVMGHGAATALQTAAIQVMIREITAAGMSLEEGIRTLNQRVGRYLDEDLLVAAFFFELDFTAWELRYAAAGITEFYLAAASGQGRIITEGMFLGISEQPDFEVKSRPVQPGDRFCFYTDGIAEVLTENFLLPKGEPFEVFCGHFRELAEAGVQRDDVTAVCLEVKG; encoded by the coding sequence ATGAACAATCCGAAAGTCCGGCAGTCTGAGAATAATCAGTTTGCGCTAAGACAGGTGTTAGTGCGCGGTTGGCGGCGGCTGTCGCTGAGGCAGGTTTTTTTTCTGCCCTTTGCGGTACAGTTTGTTATCGCCACGGCTATTATCAGTTTTGTACTGCTTCATGGCGGGCAGCTATCGGTCAATTTTGTGGTTGACGAATTGCGCCGCCAAACCCTGGAGCGGGTGCACGAGCAGTTGGACAGCCGTCTGCGGGAACCGATGAGTCTTAACCGCCTTCAGGCTGAGGCCTGGCATAACGGACAATTGGACTTACAGCAGCCGTCCGTCCGGAACCGGTATTTCGTTAGCCTGCTCCGGTCCTTCCCGGAAGTGAATATGACCTTTGTCGGCTTGCCGGACGGTTCGTTTTATGGCGCCCGGCGCATCGATGACGGCCAGATTCAGGCGGTCAGCAACGACCGGATGACCGGTGGCAGCTCCTGGTTCTACTCGGTTAGCGGGCAGGGCGATGCCGTGGAGTGGAAAGAACAGTATGTGCAGCTGGACGCCCGGACCCGTCCCTGGTTTGAAGCGGCAGCCGGGGCCGGACATCCTGTTTTCAGCGGAATCTATCGGGGGGTACTTTCGCGTGAACCAATCATTGCCGCCGTATATCCACTCTACGATCAAGCCGGGACACTGCAGGCGGTTTTCGCCGCCAATTATACTTTGTCCTGGTTGGAAGTGCTGCTGGACAAACTGGCAATCGGTCCGGCCGGGCAGGTATTCGTGACGGATGAAGACGGGCGGCTGGTTGCCGCTTCGGTTATGGCGGAGACCTTTTTTGTGCAGCATGGCAAGATCGAACGGATTCAGGCGATCAATGCGGATAATCTGGTACTGCGGACGGCGGCCCGTACCTTGGCTGCCCGCAGGGAGGCGGCGGCGGTTGAGTTTGATCTGGAGGGCCGTCATTATCTGGTGAATATGGCACCCTTTCAGGAATACGGATTAAACTGGAAAACCTATGTGGTGCTGGACAGCGGCGTTTTTCTCGCAGGCATCAACCAGGCGCTGGGGTACACGGTGCTGATTATTTTTCTGGCGATGCTGATTTTTCTGGCGCTGTCGGCCTGGACCTCGCGCTGGATTACCCGGCCAATTCTGCGGCTGAATGATGCCTCCCGGGAATTGGCAGCCGGCCGCTATCAACCGGTGCCCGACGATGACCGTCAGGATGAATTGGGCCAGCTCAGCCGGTCCTTTAACCGGACCGCCCGGCAACTGACCGAGCTGGTCGGCCAGCTCGAGGCCCGGGTGGCGGAGCGGACCCGTGATCTGGAACTGCGGACCGAGACCGAGCAGGTTATGCGACAGCGGCTGTTCGCCGAGCTGAGCAAGGCCGGCAAGGTGCAAAGAGGCCTGCTGCCGGAGCCTGTTGAAGAGAAGCGTCTGTCGATACAGCCCATATATGAACCCTGCATGCTGGTGAGCGGCGACTCTTATGACTATCAGTGGTGCGGTGAAGGAGTGCTGCGGGGTTATCTGATTGATGTAATGGGACATGGGGCGGCTACCGCGCTGCAGACAGCGGCTATTCAGGTTATGATCCGGGAAATCACGGCTGCCGGCATGTCGCTGGAAGAGGGAATTCGCACGCTAAACCAGCGGGTGGGACGTTATCTCGACGAGGATCTTTTGGTGGCGGCCTTCTTCTTCGAGCTGGATTTTACGGCGTGGGAGCTGCGGTATGCCGCGGCCGGCATTACTGAATTCTATTTGGCGGCTGCCTCCGGTCAGGGCCGCATCATTACGGAAGGCATGTTTCTCGGCATTAGCGAGCAGCCCGATTTTGAAGTAAAAAGCCGGCCGGTACAGCCGGGCGACCGGTTCTGTTTTTACACCGACGGCATAGCCGAAGTGCTGACGGAAAATTTTCTGTTGCCAAAAGGGGAACCTTTCGAGGTCTTTTGCGGCCATTTCCGGGAGCTGGCCGAAGCCGGTGTTCAGCGGGATGATGTGACGGCCGTATGCCTGGAAGTAAAAGGATGA
- a CDS encoding glycosyl hydrolase family 18 protein, which yields MKSLVVKVTVWLCLLTGFLLPVAWGQDNKPEKWEKKQLIVYNGAVPARETVLSRGQELLVPVRFAANYIDQRLYFDSDERKMYLYLPHPEFSLETPALDGRLFEGLTLNFPTRRLDGIDYLNLQGLQTLLGIRVETQDDGTLALTPELRKKRRLAEKRLAWQPAGKLNLVWDALGTTVPADGKGKKIAGLDIVSPTWFSISSEGGLVSSKADAAYVEEAHRKGYKVWALINNSFDKDLTRQILQSEAAQERVIRQMLVYSSLYRLDGINLDFENIYREDKDKLTRFVSRIAAVLREQGVVVSLDMTVPQGSDTWSQCYDRKGLAAVVDYVMVMTYDETWRSSPRSGSVASLNWVERGLQATLAEVPAEKLLLGLPFYMREWEEPADGQGPAKATTLSMADAERKIREKNLTLQWLEDKGQYYTEYYEQDKRYRIWLEDERSIAAKVALVGPYRLAGVASWRKGFEREPIWPVIQAGLQPATHEAVKAK from the coding sequence GTGAAATCATTGGTGGTAAAAGTAACGGTATGGCTCTGCCTGCTGACCGGCTTCCTGTTGCCTGTTGCCTGGGGCCAGGACAATAAACCGGAAAAATGGGAAAAGAAACAATTGATTGTATATAACGGTGCCGTTCCGGCGAGGGAGACGGTGCTGAGCCGGGGACAGGAGCTATTGGTTCCGGTGCGGTTTGCGGCAAACTACATAGATCAACGGCTGTATTTTGACAGTGACGAAAGGAAGATGTACCTTTATCTGCCCCATCCGGAGTTCAGCCTGGAAACACCGGCACTGGATGGCCGGCTGTTTGAGGGTCTTACCTTGAATTTTCCGACCCGGCGCCTTGACGGGATTGACTATCTGAATTTGCAAGGGCTGCAAACCCTGCTGGGGATTCGTGTGGAAACGCAGGATGACGGGACGCTTGCTCTAACGCCGGAGCTGCGGAAAAAGCGCCGTTTGGCGGAAAAACGCCTTGCCTGGCAGCCGGCCGGGAAGCTTAATCTGGTATGGGATGCGCTTGGCACGACAGTTCCGGCCGACGGGAAAGGGAAAAAAATAGCGGGTCTGGATATTGTGTCCCCAACCTGGTTTTCCATTAGCAGTGAAGGCGGACTGGTAAGCAGCAAGGCCGACGCGGCTTATGTGGAAGAGGCGCACCGGAAGGGCTATAAGGTGTGGGCGCTGATTAATAACAGCTTTGACAAGGATCTGACCAGGCAGATTTTGCAGAGTGAGGCTGCCCAGGAGCGGGTGATCAGGCAGATGCTGGTGTATAGCAGCCTTTATCGCCTGGATGGCATCAATCTGGATTTTGAAAATATATACCGCGAGGACAAGGATAAGCTGACCCGGTTTGTCAGCCGTATCGCTGCCGTGCTTCGGGAGCAGGGAGTGGTGGTATCGCTGGACATGACCGTACCGCAGGGATCGGATACCTGGTCCCAGTGCTATGACCGGAAGGGTCTGGCCGCTGTCGTCGACTATGTGATGGTCATGACCTATGACGAAACCTGGCGTTCCAGTCCCCGGAGCGGTTCGGTGGCTTCATTGAACTGGGTGGAACGGGGGCTTCAGGCCACGCTGGCCGAAGTACCGGCGGAAAAACTGCTTTTAGGGTTGCCTTTTTATATGCGTGAGTGGGAGGAACCGGCCGACGGCCAAGGGCCTGCCAAGGCAACAACTCTGTCGATGGCGGACGCCGAACGCAAGATTAGGGAAAAGAACCTGACCCTTCAGTGGCTGGAAGATAAGGGGCAGTATTATACCGAGTATTACGAACAGGATAAACGCTATCGAATTTGGCTGGAAGATGAGCGGTCAATTGCCGCCAAGGTCGCTTTGGTCGGCCCCTATCGCCTGGCCGGTGTTGCCTCCTGGCGCAAGGGCTTTGAGCGGGAACCCATCTGGCCTGTCATTCAGGCAGGGCTGCAGCCGGCGACCCACGAAGCAGTCAAGGCCAAGTGA
- a CDS encoding polysaccharide deacetylase family protein, protein MNNKYPVFLLCVLFFATCVVGTMFWVYRQTGPGNRAAETAAQPLKKEVTTAPEPLPAAIKLAPAALPVTGVAAAEPAVALTFDSNLGNSGVPLVLDLLEKHGVHATFFISGPWAEAYPEETMRLVSGGHELGNHGYAYQPERSGTVEGMKQDLAQSAAAIQKVAGVTVRLYRPAGGQFTPAGLQAAAELGYRSLAWEIDAIDHGGQQGEAIVGRVLQQLKPGAVIRMRVDDAQSADALDKLLPRILWQGYRIMPAGELLQRYGAQGMRYGKEM, encoded by the coding sequence ATGAACAACAAGTATCCGGTTTTTCTGCTCTGTGTATTGTTTTTTGCCACCTGTGTGGTGGGAACGATGTTTTGGGTATACCGCCAGACGGGGCCGGGGAATCGGGCGGCGGAAACAGCGGCTCAGCCGCTGAAAAAAGAGGTGACGACAGCGCCGGAACCGCTACCTGCGGCGATTAAACTGGCGCCGGCGGCGCTGCCGGTTACCGGCGTGGCCGCGGCAGAGCCGGCCGTTGCCCTGACTTTTGACAGTAACCTGGGTAATTCCGGGGTGCCGTTGGTACTCGATCTGTTGGAAAAGCACGGCGTCCACGCCACCTTCTTCATTTCTGGACCGTGGGCAGAGGCCTATCCGGAAGAGACGATGCGACTGGTGTCCGGCGGGCATGAACTCGGGAATCATGGCTATGCCTATCAACCGGAACGAAGTGGCACGGTGGAAGGCATGAAACAGGATTTGGCCCAAAGTGCGGCAGCAATTCAAAAGGTTGCCGGTGTGACAGTTCGGCTGTACCGGCCGGCCGGCGGACAGTTTACCCCAGCCGGCTTGCAGGCGGCGGCTGAACTGGGTTATCGGTCACTGGCCTGGGAAATCGACGCCATTGATCATGGCGGTCAGCAGGGGGAGGCCATTGTCGGCCGGGTACTCCAGCAGCTTAAACCGGGCGCGGTGATTCGGATGCGGGTGGACGACGCCCAGTCCGCCGACGCGCTGGACAAGCTGCTGCCCCGTATCCTCTGGCAGGGCTACCGGATTATGCCTGCCGGCGAATTATTACAGCGCTATGGCGCGCAGGGGATGCGCTATGGCAAGGAGATGTAG